From the genome of Gemmatimonadales bacterium:
ATCTCTGTCATTCCTCCCAGATAGCTCCCCTCTTCCCAGAACTTGCCGTTCTCGCGTGTCCCTCCCACAAAGATCAGCCCGGATCGGCTTTGCGGACTGGACTGGAACAGTCTTGCCATGGCCTGGGCATTCGCGATTTCCGATGAACCCTGTATCGCAAGCAATTGCTCGGGCGTGCGAATACCAGCGAAGTTGCCAACGGCCTGAATGAACAGGCCCCCCGAGTCCACGTAGGTCTTGATGGCCTCCTGAATGCGGAGGACTTGTTGTGGTTGAGATGGACCGATGACAACAGAGCTGACTAAGACACGAATTCCACGTTTCGTGGCCTCAGGCAACAACTTAGTCACGAAATACTCGACCATATCCTCGGGCTCCTGTGATCCGTTCGACAGCGCCAGGAATGTGAAGTCGGCGCCCCACACCATTCCGGGAGCAGCTGCCGAATCGTCCCCATTGCCGAGCAGGATCGCCGACACAGATGTGCCATGCGAATGAATGACTGGATCGCTAAGCCGCGTTGAGGGCTTCATCCTAAACGTGGCCGCTGTGGGCTCGATTGTTGCCACCAATTGGTCTTCAAAATTCGCAAGCGTTGGGTTGATCTGGAAGTCCACAACGCCTATCCGGGGCTTTGTTGCCCCGTATGTCCCAGTCTCACACCCCCAGGCAAGTGGGGCGCGCACTTGAAGACGAGAACGTGTGAAATCGGTCCCTGATCCGAGCCAGTCATGGCGCGATCCCCCCAACCCTTCAACAGGTCGGCGGGAGTATACGCCCGCCCCAGTCTGGCGCAGCACGGGCACGGCGTATTTCACGCCGGGCCAAGAAATGATCGCCGCTCCTAGCGAATCAACTGCCTGATAAGTCGGACCCGGATCGGGGAACCGCACCTTGTATTCCTTGGCGCCTGCAGCCCCGGCGATAATCTCACCATGCATTGACTGAAGTAGATTCCGAATTGTTGTTCCGCTCGTCGAATCGTCAAACCGAATCGCGAATACGTTGCGGTAGTAGACCGTGACTGAGTCGCCGGGGGGCGAGGCAACGAATGTGCTTTCGGGTAATAGATCGAAAAGGCCTGAAGCCGGAATCGCCGGCCGCGTCGTATCCGCCGGCAGCTCGCACACCGGCTTGTTCCCGTTGGCCTTGGTCTGGAACAGCACGCCATCCAGAAAAAGTCGCACCGTTCCCTTGTTGACCGTCGTGAAGTAGGTCTCGCTGTACGGCGCCGAGGAAGGCTTGGCTGGCAGCACCAGTGTGCCGGTCTCCCCCTTCTGATACACATCCCAGGTGACCGTAATTTCGTTCGGGTTGGTGTTCCGCACCCGGAAGGAGTTGCCGCAGATATAGGTGAGGGTGATCGACTTGGGGAGCGCGGCCTGGCTCAGGGAGGGGCCGGTCGTTTGTTCGGGTTCCTGACAGGCGACGAGTGAGAGGACCAGGGCAAGGGGTACCAGCATAGCACGCTCCAAGCCGAGGGTGGCGGCGGACCGAACGATGGCGGCAGGCATCGGGGCCTCATGAAATGTGGTGGGGGAGCTGCCGCCAATCTACGGCCCCCCCCCACCCCCGTTCTGCAAGGGGCAGGCCCTGCCCAGCCTCCCGGCACACCCCCTCTCCCGGAGGGAGAGGGGGACGGGGGGTGAGGGGTCGAAAAAGGGGGATGCAGGGAGAGGGCGGGGCAGCAGGGCTGGGGCCAGCTAGCTGGTCGGGGTCTGCCTCAGCCGCAGCAGGTGCTTCAGCCGGGTGTGATCCTCCCGTTCCCGCTCCTCGAGGAGCGCGCGCACCCGGTGGATCTCCGCGCTGAGTCCCGGCGCCACCTGGTTCTCCAGGGTGTTGACCTGCCGCGAGGTGCGGCGGAGCGCCTCCGCCAGCCGGCGGAGCAGCAGCTCCGTCGACGCCGCATCGAGGAGCAGCTCCACCATCTGTTCGAACTCGCCGGCGGCGGCGTTCGCCGCCGGCCCGGTGAGCGGCGGCGCCTGCCCCCGCGCCTCCAGCGTGCGCCGCACCGGCGTCAGCCGCTGCACCGCCCCGCTGGCCACGCCCCAGGACTCCGAGACGGTCAGTTCCACCTCGACCTGTCGCGCCGGCCATCCCATCGCGTCGAGCCCGGCGGCGCCATGGATCGCCGCGGCGCCAAGCAGCGCCGGATACGCGCGTGCCGCACTCGCCTCCACCCGGCTCCGCGCCTCGATGGCCGGCGTGGCCACGCGAAAGAGGTCGGCCACCAGCGCCTGGCGCTTCCGCGTCAGGAGGTCGATGCCCTTGCGCACCCGTTCGAGCCTGCGCCGGTGCCGGATCAGGTTCGATCGGGTCGGGGGACCGAGCACTTTCATGTCGCCGCCTCGCGTCCCGCCCGGCGCGCCCACGCCTCCTCGGGAATGCGGTGGAGGTCCTCGCGCGGCAGCGTCTCCAACAAGGTCCACCCGATTTCGAGCGTCTCCGCAATGGTGCGCCGTGCGCCCCCCTGGTCGATGAACTCCTTCTCGAACCGGTCGGTAAACGCGAGCGCCCGCCGGTCCGCCGGCGGCAGCCCCGACTCGCCGACGATGGCCGCCGTGAGCCGCGCCTCCCGGCCCTGGGCATAGATGGCGTAGAGCTGGTCGGACCACCGGCGGTGATCGGGCGCGGTGCCCGCCCCGATGCCTGCGCCCATGAGCCGCGAGAGCGACGGCAGCACGTCGATCGGCGGAAAGATGCCGCGCCGGTCCAGTTCGCGGCTCAGGACGATCTGCCCCTCGGTGATGTACCCGGTCAGGTCGGGAATCGGATGCGTGATGTCGTCGTCCGGCATCGAGAGGATCGGGAGCTGCGTGATGGACCCCTCCGATCCGCGCACCACGCCGGCCCGCTCGAAGATGGTGGCGAGGTCGGTGTACATGTAGCCGGGGTAGCCGCGGCGGCCGGGAATCTCCTCGCGCGCGGCGCCAAGTTCGCGGAGCGCCTCGCAGTAGTTGGTGGCGTCGGCCAGCACCACCAGCACCTGCATGCCGCGCTCGAAGGCGAGGTACTCGGCCTGCGCCAGCGCCAGGCGCGGCGCCAGCAGCCGTTCAATGGTGGGGTCGCCGGTGCGGTTGAGATAAAACACGCTCCGCGCCAGCGCCTCGCTCGACTCGAACCGCTGCAGGAAGTGCTGGGTCTCCCGCTGCGTCAGCCCGACGGCCACGAAGATGACGGCGAACGGCTCGCCGTGTGTCGTCCGCGCGTCGGCCACGACGCGCGCCGCGAGCTCGAGCCCGGGGAGCCCCGCGCCCGAGAAGATCGGCAGCTTCTGCCCGCGGACGAGGGTGTTCATCCCGTCGATGGCGGAAATGCCGGTCTCGATGAAGTCGGCCGGCTTGCGGCGGCAGACCGGGTTGAGGGGTGCCGCCCACGCCGCTCGGCGCGCCGACCCCACCGGCGCTGGCAACCCGTCGAGCGGCGCGCCGGAGCCGGCGAAGACCCGCCCCAGGAGTTCCTCTCCCACCACGGCACGGGCGATGTCGCCGGTGAGGGTGACGCCGGTTCCGGCGGGCGCCAGCCCGACGGTGTCCTCGAACACCTGCACCACCGTGGCGCCACGGCTCACGTCGATCACCTGGCCCCGGCGGGCCGGCTGGCCCGGCGTCGTGATGCGCACCCACTCGCCGAGCACCGCACGGTGCGCGTCCGACACGGTGAGGAGCGGCCCGGCGGCCGCATCGGCGCCGGCATAGGTGCGGGGCGTGCCACTCATGGTGTCGCTCCTTCCGGCGAGGCCCGCAGCGCCGTCAGCTCGCGGCGGACCCCCGCCACGTCGACCGATGCCATCGTCCCGCCACCCGCGAGCGCCTCGATGCCGGCGCGATGAAACCGATGAATCGTGTCGGCGAGTTTCCAGGTCTTCGTGACCGGCGAGCTGGCGTCGGCGGGGTCATACGCGCTCTGCCCGATGAGGAATTCGCGCAGCAGCCGCGCCGTCTCCAGGATCAGGCGGTCCTGGTCTTCCAGCGCATCGGGCCCGACGAGCCCGGCCACCTCGCGGAGTTCCCGGTCCCGCTGCAGGAGCGCGAACGTTTCCTGACGCAGCGTGGTCCATCCCACACCGCCATGCTCCTCGAACCAGGGCATCACGTCGGTGGCCTGCAGGCTGTAGCTCGTTTCCCAGTCCACCGCCGGGAACTGGCGCTGGTGCGCCAGCGACGCGTCGAGGGCCCAGAGGGCACCGGCCACCCGCAGCGCCGCTTGCGTGACCGGCTCGGAGAAGTCGCCACCCGGCGGAGACAGCGCATTGATGAGGGTGACCGCGCCCTCACGTTTCGCCGACCCCAGCGCCTGCGCCCGCCCCGCGCGCTCGAAGAGCTTGCCGAGCCGGTTGCCGAGGGAGGTGGGATACCCCTCCTCGCCGGGCATTTCGCGGAGCAGCGACCCGATTTCCCGAAGCGCCTCCGCCCACCGGCTGAGCGAGTCCGCCATCATCGCCACCCGATAGCCCATGTCGCGGTAGTACTCGGCGATGGTGAGCCCGAGATAGACCGACGCCTCGCGCGCCGCCACCGGCATGTTGGAGGTGTTCACTACGAGGACGGTGCGGTCCATCAGGGAGCGGCCGGTGCGAGGATCTTCCAACGAGGGGAACTCCTCGAGCACGTCGGCCATCTCGTTGCCGCGCTCGCCACACCCCACATACACCACGATGTCGGCCTTGGAATGCTTGGCCAGCGACTGTTCAATGACCGTCTTACCGGTGCCGAACCCTCCCGGCACCGCGACCGACCCGCCCTCGGCCACCGGGAAGAGAAAGTCGAAGACGCGCTGCCCCGTGATGAACGGCCGGTCGGCGGGAAGCCACCGCTCCACCGGCCGCGGCACGCGCACCGGCCAGCGCTGCATCAGGGTGAGGACGGTGCCATCCTCCAGAGTCCCGATCGGTTCATCGACCGCGTAGGTGCCGGCGGTGAGTTCCGCGAGCACCCCACCTGACATCGGAGGCACCAGGATCCGGTGGATCACCCCTTCATTTTCTTCCACGGTACCGAGCTCATCGCCCGCCACCAGGTGGTCGCCTGCGCTGGCGCTTGGGGTGAACACCCAGCGACGGGACCGGTCGAGGGTCGGCGCGACGGTACCGGTGGAGAGGAAGTTCCCTTCCCGATCGGCGAGACGACTGAGCGGACGGCCCGTGCCGTCTAGCACCGAACCGAGGAGACCGGGGCCGAGCTCCGCCTGGAGCGGCGCACCGGTGGCCTCCACCGGCTCCTCGAGCGCCAGCCCCGTGGTGTCTTCGAACACCTGCACGGTGGCCGTCTCGCCCTGAACGCGAATCACCTCGCCCAGCAGTCGCCGATGCCCGACGCGCACAATCTCGTAGAGCGCCGCCCGCGGCAGCGGTGCCGCCTCGACGAGCGCGCCGGCGGCGCGCACCACCCGGGCGCCCATCACCGGAGCCTCACCCGGTATCCGATGGCGCGGCGAAGGAGTTCCACGACCTGCTCCTCGGCGGAGGCCGCCGCCCGCCAGGCGGGGCCGGGAAAGGGAACGACGATCGGCTGGGGCACCCGGTCGACGATGGTCCGGAGTTCCGGTGCCAGCCCTTCGTAAATCGACTCTTCGAGCAACACGATCCCGACCTCGGGCCGCTGCAGCAGCGAACGGAGGGTGGCATCTGCCACGCTCTCCTCGTCGGCGATGTCGGCCACGAGACCGGCGAGCGCGAAGCCGGCCGCCGTGGCTGGCCGACAGAGGACGCGTACGCCACGGTTCATGCGGCCTCCGGCATCAGCGGAGTCAGGGCCGCCGTCGGGGCGCCGAACGCGATGCCCCAGGCAATGGCACGGAGCGCGCGCGCCTCGGCACGAATCCGCTCGAGCACCGAGAGCACGACGGCCGACCCCAGCGGGTCGCGCCGCGCCAGTCCGCGGAGCCAGACAATCCGGGCCGCCGCGATGCGCGCCTCGAGCGAGGCCCACTCCACCGGGTCGCGGGCGAGCGCGACGCCGATGGCGGTGCCCGCGAACTGCGCGCGGAGTTGCGTCATCAGCCGATCGCCATCCCGCTCCGTCCTGAGCCGGGCAAAGATCTCACGCGTCAATACGCCGCCTCCGGGCAGATATTCCCGCTCGACCGTCGCGGCGTCCGGCGGCGGGGCCGACAACAGCAGCGTCCAGAGATTCTCCTGGTCCACCAGTTCCGCCGCGAAGCGCCGCACCACGCTCCCACCGGCGCGCGCCTCACGCATGGCGCGCTCGCTGAACAGCCGGGTCAACGCCCACTCGAGATCACCGAGGCCGGGCGGGGGCGACTGCCTGCCGAGCTGTTCGAGCACCCGTCCGGCAGGGTGTCCGAACCGCAGGAGGTCATGTGCGAATTCGGCCACCGTCGTGGCCCGCGCCAGGCGGTCGAGGACGCGAAGCGGCAGGGAGGGTGTCGGCAACACGGCGTGGAGACGGGCACCGGGTGAGGCGCCCTGGGCGGCGCCGCGCAGCAGCGCGCGCAGGGTCCGGCGCTCCTCGTCCTCCATGACCACCGCCAGCACAGCGCCGCGGCCAGCAAGCCACCGGCCGAGGAGGTTGAACCGATGGGCCGCCACGAGGCTCACCGCGCGGTCAAACGCCGGTGGATCGACCAATGCGCCGGCGCCGAGGTCGAACGGGTAGTCGAGCGAGGCGGCGCGGCTGAGAAGTGTCGGCCAGTCGGGTGCGGCGGCGAGCGCCGCGAACGCGTCCCGATCGAGCAGATGCGTCGCGAGGCCCCGCGCGCGCGCGTTCACGTCGTCCCAGCGCATCTCAGTGCCCCTCGATCCGGGCGCAGAGGTCGATGGCAAGGTCGGCGCGTCGCCGGGCCAGGATCGCCACCAGCGTGTTGTCCACCGTCACGCGGCCGTCGGCCGAGTGGCCCGTGACGCCGGCGGCCACATCGGCGGACTCCACCACCAGATCGGGCAGCCCGAGCACCGCCGCCGCGGTGGCGGAAACTGCGTCGGCCGGGCTCAACAGGACCGCGGGGCCCCGTTCCAGGTAGCGCGCCGCCCCGACGGCCAGTGCGCCGGCGCCATCGGCATACCGGGTAATCGGCATGTCCTTCAGCAGCCTCGTGCCCAGCTCAAAGACCCGGTCGAGGGCGCCCGCGCGCACCGCGAGGAAGCGCTCCCGCGCCACCGCGCGCGCGGTGGCAATCTGGCGCTCGCCGGCGGTGCGCCGCTCCTCGGCGGTCCGCTCGAGGTGCAGCGCAAGCTTTCGCGCCGCATCGGCCTCGGCCCGCGCAACGATCTCCGCCGCGCGGCGCTCCGCATCATCCCGGAGGCGCGCCGACTCGCGGGCGGCATCCTCCTCCAGGTGCAGGAGCAGGGCGTCGATGCTCACGCGCTCAACCGCCGGCGCGCAGCATGATGAGAACCGCCACGACGAAGCCGAGAATCGCCATCGTCTCCGGAATGGCGACCAGCAGAATGGCCGTCGTGCTGAGCTCGGGCTTCTCCGCCAGGCTGGCGGAGATCGCCGGCCCGATGCGCGACTGTGCCCAGCCGGTGGCCAGCGCCGGGATGCTGACGGCCAGCGCGGCGCTGAGGGGAATCAGGAACGCTTCCATGCGACCTCCGTGGGTTCAGCTGGCGTGCCCGCTGGGGCGCCAGTGCGCAAAGGGGCGGTACGCCTGCCCGCCAGGACTGTGGAACTTTCCGAAGAACTCGACATAGTGCAGCCGCAACCCGTGGATCGTCGGGGCAAAGATGGCGAGCGCGAAATTGACCAGGTGAAAGAGCAGCGCGAAGAGCACGCCCACCAGCACGCTGCCGACGCTGCCGGCCAGTTCGTTGGCCACCACCGCCATCATCACCGACGCGGTGCCGAGCGCCATGATGCGGGCGTACGAGAGGATGTTGCTCAGGGTGGAGAGAAACTCGATCGGCGCGATGATCCCCTCCGCCAGGACCAGCACGGGAAAGAGCACCAGCAGGCCGATGATCGCCGGGGTCAGGAAGCCGTGGGGCAGGACTTCGATTGCCACGAGCAGGACCACGACAATCAGCAGCACCATGACCAGCGAGGCGCCTTTCCCGACCGCCTGGCGCGGGTGACCGCGCGAGGCGTTGAACACTCCGAGCGCCAGGCCGAGGACGATGTGCACCGCCCCGATGGCGATGGCCAGGCCGAGGAAGGCCAGAAGGGAATGCTCCCGGTCGAGGAGGATGGGGCGCAGACCGAACCAGCGGGCACCGAGGTCGCCGAAGAACTCGCCGAAGGCGATGCCGAACGCCACCGAGAAGGCGGCGCCCGCCCCGAGGACTTCGGCCACGGCCCGCCGGGTGCTGCCGGGTGCCCCGCCATGCCGCAGCCAGAGGGCAACGAGCGCCAGGAGGATGCCATAACCGATGTCGCCCATGATCAGTCCGAAGAACATCGGGAAGAAGACCGCCACGAACGGCGTCGGATCGATGGTGCCGTAGGCCGGCAGGGGCACCATGCGGGTGATCGTCTCGAAGGGGCGGAAGAGACGTGGATTCTGGAGCACAACCGGCGCGGACTCCCCCTCCCAGTCTTCCCGCGCCACCGATTCGACCACTACCCGTCCCCCAAAGCGCGCGGCCAAGGCTTGCGTGAGCTTCGGGAATCCGGCGGCGGGAAGCCAGCCTTCCACCACGAAGCTGCGCGGGGTCGCCGCGACCATCTCCCGCGCGGCGAGTCCGAGCAGGCGGTCTTCCACGGCCGCGCGCGCGCCACGCAGTTGCGGGGCGACATCCACCGCCAGCGCCTGGCGCTCCCGGTCGAGCGCCTCCATTTCGGCGTCGATCGCATCGCGGCGGGCCGCCAGCGTCGGACCGAGCTGGCCGAGGGTCCGGCCGCCGCTCCCTTCGGGCATCGGCAGTTCGTGCACGCCCGCCTGCGCGAGGAGGCGCTCGACGCGGGCGGCGTCGGTGGGTGGCACCAGCAGGACGGCCGCGAGCTCCCCGGTGAGGAGGGGCGCCGTCTCGAGGACAAACTCGTCGCCGATGGCCTGGGCAAGTGCCTCCCGAAGCCGAGCCACGATGCCCGCGTCCTGTCCGCGGAGGACCAGGTGATAGCCGTGGGTCCGGGTGCCGCTGCCGGTCGGCAGCAGACCGCGAAAGGCCCGGATGAACTCGAGGAGCCGAGCCGTCCCCGTGCGCTCCTCTTCGAGGGTCCGTCGCCTGGCCTCGATCCGGTCCATTGCACGGCGGGCGCGGCGGAACTGACGCAACCACGCGGCAAAGGAGGTCGAGGGGGGAGCCGGTGCGTTCACGGGGGGGGCATCGAACCTGGTGGCCAGCGCATCGACGTCGCGCAACAGGCCGCGGAGGCGGCGCGCTTCCCGCGCCTCGCGCTCGTGGGACTCGACCGGACGGAGGACGCCACTCGGACGGGACTCCGAGAGCTGCAACAGCCCGACGTCCTGCACGGCGGCGAGAACATCGTCGAGTTCTTCGCGGGGACCGAGGATGCGGGCGCGGATCATGGGGAGGATCATGGCGTCGCCTCCGCCGCGATCCGCAGCACCTGTTGCACGAGCCAGTGGGCGTGCTCCGTGGCTGCCACCTCGTCCACCGCCTCGTACCGCGCCCGCACCGCGGCGAGCGCCGCCTCTTCCTCGGCAATGCGCGCCTCGGCATCCACTGCGAGGCGCGCCGAGAGTTCGTCATCGGCCGCTGCCAGTTCGGCGGCGAGTGACCCCTCGCGGAGTTCCGCCCGCTCGACCGCGCGTTCCAGCAGGGCCGCCGATTCGGCACGCGCCTCCTCCAGCGTCGCCTCGAGGCGGGATTCCACCTCGAGGAGACGGGCGAGGGCGCTCCGGGGCGCCGAGTCGGGAGCTGACGATCTGCGTCGCATGACCCTATCCACCGGCCCAGGGGACACGGGGGCCGTTGGAGAAAGTTGCCGGTGAACAGGTGAAGGGAGGGGGAGCAGGCCCTGAAGGGATCTTTAGGGGCGGGGAAGCGGGGAAGGGGGCGCCATGATAGCGCCTGCTGAACTACCGCGCTAGCATTGAGATATGAGTTCAGGCAAGACCCTCTCGCCCCGCTATCAGGCCATCTATTCGACCGTACGGCGGATCCCGCGGGGGCGGGTCGCCAGCTACGGCCAGGTGGCGGCGGAAGCTGGGCTCATCAATGCGGCCCGCCAAGTCGGCTACGCCCTGCACGCCCTGCCGAATGGCTCGACCGTTCCCTGGCACCGCGTGCTGAATGCGAAGGGCCTCATCAGCCTCAGGGACCACCATGCGCTGACCCAGCGCATGCTGTTGACGAGGGAGGGGGTTCGCTTCGATTCGCGAGGGCGCGTGGACTTGGCAAAATTCGGATGGGCCCCCCGCAGGCGGCGGCAATGAGGATATGGGGTGTTGGTGCGTTCGTGACATGTCTGCACCTGCTCCTCCCCGGTGGCCTTGAGGCGCAGACCGCGACGGCGGGGAGTTCGGAATTCGTCTTGGTGGAGCGGGCGCGGCTCCCGGAGGCCAATGCCGGGATCGTGCAACGGTACCAGCGCGCCGACGGGGCCGAGGTGCTGCTCTTTGTGACGCCCCTGCCCCCGTCGCTCGACCCCTGCGTCGACGCGTGCGCGGAACGGGCCGTCGACACGCTGTCGGCCAACTTTGCGCAGGCCCTGATTGATGAAAGCCGCCGCCCTGGGCACGACAAACTGACTATCGCCGGTTCCACCGTCGTCGCACCGCCACCCACCAGTTGGCTCGAGCGGGGACGACTGACCGCCTTGCGGCGCCTGCACGACGGCCACCTCGTGGATTCCTACCTCTGGCTCTTCCTGGGCAGGGAAACCCTGGTCCAGGTCAGGGGTGCCGAGCCAGCGGGCAGCATCGACTTC
Proteins encoded in this window:
- a CDS encoding V-type ATP synthase subunit D — protein: MKVLGPPTRSNLIRHRRRLERVRKGIDLLTRKRQALVADLFRVATPAIEARSRVEASAARAYPALLGAAAIHGAAGLDAMGWPARQVEVELTVSESWGVASGAVQRLTPVRRTLEARGQAPPLTGPAANAAAGEFEQMVELLLDAASTELLLRRLAEALRRTSRQVNTLENQVAPGLSAEIHRVRALLEEREREDHTRLKHLLRLRQTPTS
- a CDS encoding V-type ATP synthase subunit E yields the protein MSIDALLLHLEEDAARESARLRDDAERRAAEIVARAEADAARKLALHLERTAEERRTAGERQIATARAVARERFLAVRAGALDRVFELGTRLLKDMPITRYADGAGALAVGAARYLERGPAVLLSPADAVSATAAAVLGLPDLVVESADVAAGVTGHSADGRVTVDNTLVAILARRRADLAIDLCARIEGH
- a CDS encoding V-type ATPase subunit, whose protein sequence is MRWDDVNARARGLATHLLDRDAFAALAAAPDWPTLLSRAASLDYPFDLGAGALVDPPAFDRAVSLVAAHRFNLLGRWLAGRGAVLAVVMEDEERRTLRALLRGAAQGASPGARLHAVLPTPSLPLRVLDRLARATTVAEFAHDLLRFGHPAGRVLEQLGRQSPPPGLGDLEWALTRLFSERAMREARAGGSVVRRFAAELVDQENLWTLLLSAPPPDAATVEREYLPGGGVLTREIFARLRTERDGDRLMTQLRAQFAGTAIGVALARDPVEWASLEARIAAARIVWLRGLARRDPLGSAVVLSVLERIRAEARALRAIAWGIAFGAPTAALTPLMPEAA
- a CDS encoding V-type ATP synthase subunit A gives rise to the protein MGARVVRAAGALVEAAPLPRAALYEIVRVGHRRLLGEVIRVQGETATVQVFEDTTGLALEEPVEATGAPLQAELGPGLLGSVLDGTGRPLSRLADREGNFLSTGTVAPTLDRSRRWVFTPSASAGDHLVAGDELGTVEENEGVIHRILVPPMSGGVLAELTAGTYAVDEPIGTLEDGTVLTLMQRWPVRVPRPVERWLPADRPFITGQRVFDFLFPVAEGGSVAVPGGFGTGKTVIEQSLAKHSKADIVVYVGCGERGNEMADVLEEFPSLEDPRTGRSLMDRTVLVVNTSNMPVAAREASVYLGLTIAEYYRDMGYRVAMMADSLSRWAEALREIGSLLREMPGEEGYPTSLGNRLGKLFERAGRAQALGSAKREGAVTLINALSPPGGDFSEPVTQAALRVAGALWALDASLAHQRQFPAVDWETSYSLQATDVMPWFEEHGGVGWTTLRQETFALLQRDRELREVAGLVGPDALEDQDRLILETARLLREFLIGQSAYDPADASSPVTKTWKLADTIHRFHRAGIEALAGGGTMASVDVAGVRRELTALRASPEGATP
- a CDS encoding S8/S53 family peptidase, with protein sequence MPAAIVRSAATLGLERAMLVPLALVLSLVACQEPEQTTGPSLSQAALPKSITLTYICGNSFRVRNTNPNEITVTWDVYQKGETGTLVLPAKPSSAPYSETYFTTVNKGTVRLFLDGVLFQTKANGNKPVCELPADTTRPAIPASGLFDLLPESTFVASPPGDSVTVYYRNVFAIRFDDSTSGTTIRNLLQSMHGEIIAGAAGAKEYKVRFPDPGPTYQAVDSLGAAIISWPGVKYAVPVLRQTGAGVYSRRPVEGLGGSRHDWLGSGTDFTRSRLQVRAPLAWGCETGTYGATKPRIGVVDFQINPTLANFEDQLVATIEPTAATFRMKPSTRLSDPVIHSHGTSVSAILLGNGDDSAAAPGMVWGADFTFLALSNGSQEPEDMVEYFVTKLLPEATKRGIRVLVSSVVIGPSQPQQVLRIQEAIKTYVDSGGLFIQAVGNFAGIRTPEQLLAIQGSSEIANAQAMARLFQSSPQSRSGLIFVGGTRENGKFWEEGSYLGGMTEILAPATRIATLAFDGHLQTDSGTSLSAPFVGGVAAQLLAMDPSLTAAELKEYVIRGAAVSREDPATGDSVATQAVEHVPNGESVHQLDAYGSLKLLSYERPGTPLCGLTITNTGNAWYQVQSVIQRKGGPEQVSVGGQPVAFTSIAQGGRLAAAGIDQYRLSGGEWVGAGSTSGDAIVFLEQDTAYLRPVESNGPLWVRTDLQVRLGSPDASRRFGPTNITQGFPANLAGAQYYWASAWYTPELVSVSPTGDWVYLEYVWDFNDDCSTRPSEGEEFRVLIPLRGGQTQEFSKRSWSGGCPDPNSLHITSTPAAGGRIAWRDDGEEFYYAREYYDANTRLERWTVGNGVEQVGSGHDVGPLTFDALVWSQEGGRLLSRERTFWYVPYSEQACYNRVRASGAAGVIASSAAEGNYENICPDVPLAAARLASALGRNRAPGTTVRPTINRRYPLGIPRSMRAN
- a CDS encoding V-type ATP synthase subunit F, which encodes MNRGVRVLCRPATAAGFALAGLVADIADEESVADATLRSLLQRPEVGIVLLEESIYEGLAPELRTIVDRVPQPIVVPFPGPAWRAAASAEEQVVELLRRAIGYRVRLR
- a CDS encoding methylated-DNA--[protein]-cysteine S-methyltransferase, with translation MSSGKTLSPRYQAIYSTVRRIPRGRVASYGQVAAEAGLINAARQVGYALHALPNGSTVPWHRVLNAKGLISLRDHHALTQRMLLTREGVRFDSRGRVDLAKFGWAPRRRRQ
- a CDS encoding V-type ATP synthase subunit B, which encodes MSGTPRTYAGADAAAGPLLTVSDAHRAVLGEWVRITTPGQPARRGQVIDVSRGATVVQVFEDTVGLAPAGTGVTLTGDIARAVVGEELLGRVFAGSGAPLDGLPAPVGSARRAAWAAPLNPVCRRKPADFIETGISAIDGMNTLVRGQKLPIFSGAGLPGLELAARVVADARTTHGEPFAVIFVAVGLTQRETQHFLQRFESSEALARSVFYLNRTGDPTIERLLAPRLALAQAEYLAFERGMQVLVVLADATNYCEALRELGAAREEIPGRRGYPGYMYTDLATIFERAGVVRGSEGSITQLPILSMPDDDITHPIPDLTGYITEGQIVLSRELDRRGIFPPIDVLPSLSRLMGAGIGAGTAPDHRRWSDQLYAIYAQGREARLTAAIVGESGLPPADRRALAFTDRFEKEFIDQGGARRTIAETLEIGWTLLETLPREDLHRIPEEAWARRAGREAAT
- a CDS encoding V-type ATPase 116kDa subunit family protein; this encodes MILPMIRARILGPREELDDVLAAVQDVGLLQLSESRPSGVLRPVESHEREAREARRLRGLLRDVDALATRFDAPPVNAPAPPSTSFAAWLRQFRRARRAMDRIEARRRTLEEERTGTARLLEFIRAFRGLLPTGSGTRTHGYHLVLRGQDAGIVARLREALAQAIGDEFVLETAPLLTGELAAVLLVPPTDAARVERLLAQAGVHELPMPEGSGGRTLGQLGPTLAARRDAIDAEMEALDRERQALAVDVAPQLRGARAAVEDRLLGLAAREMVAATPRSFVVEGWLPAAGFPKLTQALAARFGGRVVVESVAREDWEGESAPVVLQNPRLFRPFETITRMVPLPAYGTIDPTPFVAVFFPMFFGLIMGDIGYGILLALVALWLRHGGAPGSTRRAVAEVLGAGAAFSVAFGIAFGEFFGDLGARWFGLRPILLDREHSLLAFLGLAIAIGAVHIVLGLALGVFNASRGHPRQAVGKGASLVMVLLIVVVLLVAIEVLPHGFLTPAIIGLLVLFPVLVLAEGIIAPIEFLSTLSNILSYARIMALGTASVMMAVVANELAGSVGSVLVGVLFALLFHLVNFALAIFAPTIHGLRLHYVEFFGKFHSPGGQAYRPFAHWRPSGHAS